A window of Pseudodesulfovibrio hydrargyri contains these coding sequences:
- a CDS encoding tail fiber assembly protein yields the protein MKIITVSQFDNGHLVNGAIHVPYDENNRHYRAVMDWLADGGQLDEAVTDPDEPARIIRAERDRLLAACDWMQLADSPLDTATKAAWAAYRQALRDVPEQPGFPEAVEWPQSPILPA from the coding sequence ATGAAAATTATCACGGTATCCCAATTTGATAATGGCCATCTTGTGAATGGCGCGATCCATGTCCCCTACGACGAGAACAACAGACACTACCGGGCCGTTATGGATTGGCTGGCTGACGGCGGCCAGTTGGATGAAGCCGTCACCGATCCCGACGAACCGGCCAGAATCATCCGGGCCGAGCGCGACAGGCTGCTTGCGGCGTGCGATTGGATGCAGCTTGCCGACAGCCCGCTCGATACCGCGACCAAGGCGGCCTGGGCCGCCTATCGCCAGGCGCTCCGGGACGTTCCCGAACAGCCCGGGTTCCCTGAAGCCGTGGAGTGGCCGCAATCGCCGATTCTTCCGGCATAG
- a CDS encoding DMT family transporter: protein MGYVYLALAIVCEVIGTTALKSSDGFTRLGPSLVVVAGYGLSFYLFGQVLKTIPMGVAYAIWAGLGIVLIALAGVIVHKQFLDFPAMLGMGLIVAGVAVINIFSKTVVR from the coding sequence ATGGGATACGTCTACCTGGCCCTGGCCATTGTCTGCGAAGTCATCGGCACCACGGCGCTCAAGTCGAGCGACGGGTTCACCCGGCTCGGGCCGAGCCTGGTGGTGGTCGCCGGGTACGGCCTGTCCTTCTACCTCTTCGGCCAGGTCCTCAAGACCATCCCCATGGGCGTGGCCTACGCCATCTGGGCGGGACTCGGCATCGTGCTCATCGCCCTGGCCGGGGTGATCGTCCACAAGCAGTTCCTGGACTTCCCGGCCATGCTCGGCATGGGCCTCATCGTGGCAGGGGTGGCGGTCATCAACATCTTTTCCAAAACCGTGGTCCGCTAA